From Lysinibacillus sp. SGAir0095, the proteins below share one genomic window:
- the frr gene encoding ribosome recycling factor produces the protein MPKQVLAQAKDKMDKSISAFSRELASIRAGRANASLLDRISVDYYGAPTPINQLAGVSVPEARLLVIQPYDKSILGEIEKAIMKSDIGITPTNDGNVIRLTIPALTEERRKELVKVVSKEAESAKVAIRNVRRDANDDLKKLEKNGDITEDDLRGFTDDIQKLTDDYIVKVDQVAKDKEKEILSV, from the coding sequence ATGCCTAAACAAGTATTAGCCCAAGCAAAAGATAAAATGGACAAATCAATTTCTGCATTTTCTCGTGAATTAGCTTCAATTCGTGCAGGACGTGCAAATGCTTCACTTCTTGACAGAATTTCAGTTGACTATTATGGTGCACCAACACCGATTAACCAATTAGCTGGTGTTTCTGTGCCTGAAGCGCGCTTATTAGTAATCCAGCCTTATGACAAATCAATATTAGGTGAAATTGAAAAAGCGATTATGAAATCAGATATCGGAATTACTCCGACAAATGATGGTAACGTAATCCGTTTAACAATTCCAGCTTTAACGGAAGAGCGTCGTAAAGAGCTAGTAAAAGTTGTGAGTAAAGAAGCTGAGAGTGCAAAGGTTGCAATCCGTAACGTTCGCCGTGACGCGAATGATGATTTGAAAAAATTAGAAAAAAATGGCGACATTACTGAAGATGATTTACGTGGATTTACGGATGATATTCAAAAGTTAACTGATGACTACATCGTTAAAGTGGATCAAGTTGCTAAAGATAAAGAAAAAGAAATCTTATCAGTATAA
- a CDS encoding isoprenyl transferase, with protein sequence MLKKLFSKSNKGKHSMEVKESLLNNECLPSHIAIIMDGNGRWAKKRAMPRIAGHHEGMQTVRKIARIADDMGIKVLTLYAFSTENWKRPKTEVDYLMSLPQMFLNSFMPELMERNIRVEMIGDKEGLPTNTKVALDEAMEKTKNNTGLILNFAMNYGSRAEIVKAMKDIMIEVNNGNLTLDEVDENMIDQYLLTSNLPEPDLLIRTSGEVRLSNFMLWQLAYTEFWFTDILWPDFNQETFMEAIQVYQQRNRRYGGLKGE encoded by the coding sequence ATGTTAAAAAAGCTATTTAGTAAGTCAAACAAAGGAAAGCACTCGATGGAGGTTAAGGAATCTCTTTTAAATAATGAATGTTTACCTTCCCATATCGCAATCATTATGGATGGCAACGGACGTTGGGCAAAAAAAAGAGCAATGCCAAGAATTGCTGGGCATCATGAAGGGATGCAGACTGTACGTAAAATTGCTCGAATAGCAGATGATATGGGAATCAAGGTATTAACGCTATATGCTTTTTCTACGGAAAATTGGAAAAGACCTAAAACAGAGGTAGATTACTTAATGAGCCTTCCTCAAATGTTCTTAAACTCCTTCATGCCCGAGTTAATGGAACGAAATATTCGGGTAGAAATGATTGGTGACAAAGAAGGGCTACCAACGAATACTAAGGTTGCTTTAGATGAAGCGATGGAAAAAACAAAAAATAATACAGGTCTTATTTTAAATTTTGCTATGAATTATGGTAGTCGAGCTGAAATTGTTAAAGCAATGAAGGATATAATGATAGAAGTGAACAATGGAAATTTGACGCTAGATGAAGTAGATGAAAATATGATTGATCAATATTTATTAACTTCGAACCTTCCAGAGCCAGATTTGCTAATTCGCACGAGTGGGGAAGTTCGCCTAAGTAATTTTATGTTATGGCAACTTGCTTACACAGAGTTTTGGTTTACTGATATACTGTGGCCAGATTTCAATCAAGAAACCTTCATGGAAGCTATACAAGTTTACCAGCAGCGTAACAGGCGTTATGGTGGACTGAAAGGAGAATAA
- a CDS encoding phosphatidate cytidylyltransferase, giving the protein MKQRIITGVVAGALFITFLLIGNLPFTLLVYALAAVALYELLKMKHIKIFSIPGILGILVTFSLLLPTSVTSNLLEQTEYTKLDFLLIGVILLLIYSVLVKNHFTFDDVGFIALSTLYIGMGFHYLIETRNGGLEYLIFALLIVWSTDSGAYFIGRKLGKKKLWPEISPNKTVEGFVGGIISAVVLACIMQMIYPISSSWMVLIVISVIASIFGQMGDLVESAIKRHYGVKDSGNLLPGHGGILDRFDSLLFVLPLLHFLHFI; this is encoded by the coding sequence TTGAAGCAAAGAATTATAACGGGGGTTGTAGCAGGAGCATTATTTATTACTTTTTTGCTGATAGGTAACCTACCCTTTACGTTATTAGTTTATGCACTTGCAGCTGTTGCACTTTATGAGCTGTTGAAGATGAAGCATATTAAGATATTTTCAATTCCAGGGATTCTTGGGATACTCGTTACGTTTAGTTTATTGCTACCGACATCGGTTACATCCAATTTATTAGAGCAAACCGAATACACTAAATTAGATTTCTTACTAATCGGTGTCATATTGTTATTGATCTATTCGGTACTTGTAAAAAATCATTTTACCTTTGATGACGTTGGATTTATAGCACTTAGTACATTATATATTGGAATGGGCTTCCATTATTTAATTGAAACACGCAATGGAGGTTTGGAATATCTCATTTTTGCTCTACTAATAGTCTGGTCAACCGATTCAGGTGCTTATTTTATTGGTCGTAAACTTGGGAAAAAGAAGTTATGGCCAGAAATTTCGCCAAACAAAACGGTTGAAGGCTTTGTTGGTGGAATTATTAGTGCGGTCGTCCTTGCATGTATCATGCAAATGATTTATCCGATTTCTTCTTCGTGGATGGTCTTAATAGTGATTTCTGTAATCGCTTCAATTTTTGGTCAAATGGGAGATTTGGTTGAATCAGCCATTAAACGTCATTATGGTGTGAAAGATTCTGGGAACCTACTGCCAGGTCATGGAGGGATATTGGACCGTTTTGACAGTCTATTATTTGTATTGCCTCTATTGCACTTCCTACATTTTATCTAA
- the dxr gene encoding 1-deoxy-D-xylulose-5-phosphate reductoisomerase: MKKISLLGATGSVGMQTIDILLNNPESFQLVALSSGRNIEKTREIISQLSPELVSVQDEKDAVELSKEFPQIHFTFGTKGLVEVATHPDSTVLVNAVLGSVGLESTLAAIQMGKTIAIANKETLVTAGHLVMAEAKKYNATILPVDSEHSAIFQSMNGENPKQIERLILTASGGSFRDKTRDELKHVTVKDALNHPNWSMGSKITIDSATMMNKGLEVIEAHFLFDMPFEKIDVLLHKESIIHSLVEYHDTSVMAQLGTPDMRVPIQYALSYPDRLPLIEGTRLDLAKVAQLNFKEVDFDRFRALKLAYDAGQAGGTLLTAMNAANEAAVGLFLQEKITFLQIEEVIEQIMNNHHNILVPDLETILHVDSQTRKSVESMVK; encoded by the coding sequence ATGAAGAAAATCAGCTTATTAGGAGCAACAGGTTCGGTTGGGATGCAAACTATTGATATTTTGTTGAACAATCCAGAGAGTTTTCAACTTGTTGCATTATCTTCGGGAAGAAATATTGAAAAAACTCGTGAAATTATCTCTCAGCTAAGTCCGGAACTTGTTTCTGTACAAGATGAAAAAGATGCAGTTGAACTCTCAAAAGAATTTCCGCAAATCCATTTTACTTTCGGAACAAAGGGACTAGTAGAAGTAGCAACACATCCTGATTCTACGGTTCTTGTGAATGCTGTTTTAGGAAGTGTCGGGTTAGAATCTACATTAGCTGCTATACAAATGGGTAAAACAATTGCTATTGCCAACAAAGAAACATTAGTGACTGCGGGTCATTTAGTTATGGCGGAAGCGAAAAAATACAATGCAACGATTTTACCTGTGGATAGTGAACACTCCGCTATTTTCCAATCTATGAATGGTGAAAATCCCAAACAAATTGAACGATTAATCTTAACAGCATCAGGCGGTTCATTCCGTGACAAGACACGTGATGAATTAAAACACGTTACAGTCAAAGATGCATTAAATCATCCGAATTGGTCGATGGGCTCAAAAATTACGATTGACTCTGCAACGATGATGAATAAAGGGTTGGAAGTAATAGAAGCTCATTTTTTATTTGATATGCCGTTTGAAAAAATTGATGTTTTATTACATAAAGAAAGTATTATTCATTCTCTAGTTGAGTATCATGATACAAGTGTAATGGCACAATTAGGGACACCTGATATGCGTGTACCTATACAATATGCGCTAAGCTATCCAGATCGCTTACCACTTATAGAAGGCACTCGTTTAGATTTAGCTAAGGTTGCCCAACTGAATTTTAAAGAAGTTGACTTTGACAGGTTCCGTGCATTAAAGCTTGCCTATGATGCTGGACAAGCTGGGGGAACACTGTTAACTGCGATGAATGCAGCAAATGAAGCAGCGGTAGGGTTATTCCTTCAAGAAAAAATAACTTTCCTTCAGATAGAAGAAGTTATTGAACAAATTATGAATAATCATCATAATATTCTAGTTCCAGATCTAGAAACTATATTACATGTAGATAGCCAAACAAGAAAATCAGTAGAGAGCATGGTAAAATAG